A single Lolium perenne isolate Kyuss_39 chromosome 6, Kyuss_2.0, whole genome shotgun sequence DNA region contains:
- the LOC127309350 gene encoding uncharacterized protein: MEEATASGNYSPQQLWTDGPNGDQAPSPASQPALESSGWTRQQDKLLELLLCRMHPRWDRIAVHLGGKTPDQVHSRYGSMVDELRFVLEAPRVETPPEWDLQEQPAAPALTAVATDVPPAGGTDDVDAPADDMAASATSAMGEESTAAPVSMAGGEANLDRAAKHKRGRKRTQVSAQGRNRAVPWSEEEHRLFLKGITEYGIGKWQKLSRELVTTRSASQIASHYQKYAIRQAKLERNQVKRPSIHDISINTNTLSGAADDRGDENPAPTAAAAIEAESGTTYDAPADEDEVAVGDDHGTLINRRLFLKGIIEHSIGKWQKLSRELVTMRSASQIASHDQKYAIRQAKLDRNQCKRLSIHDINANTTSCAADDRGDDKHAATAAAAAVEAESGMVDAEPVDQDEVAVGDVHGTTLANN; encoded by the exons ATGGAGGAGGCGACGGCGTCTGGCAACTACAGCCCTCAGCAGCTATGGACAGATGGACCCAACGGTGACCAGGCGCCATCGCCAGCTTCGCAGCCGGCGCTCGAGTCGTCCGGCTGGACGCGGCAGCAGGATAAGCTGCTGGAGCTGCTGCTCTGCCGCATGCACCCACGATGGGATCGCATCGCCGTGCACCTCGGCGGCAAGACTCCAGACCAGGTGCACAGCCGGTACGGATCCATGGTCGACGAGCTGAGGTTTGTGCTTGAGGCGCCACGGGTGGAGACGCCACCGGAGTGGGATCTACAGGAGCAGCCTGCTGCTCCTGCGTTGACGGCCGTAGCAACCGATGTGCCGCCGGCAGGTGGAACAGACGACGTCGATGCGCCGGCAGATGACATGGCGGCGTCAGCGACATCTGCGATGGGAGAGGAAAGTACTGCCGCACCGGTGTCCATGGCTGGCGGCGAGGCTAATTTGGACAGGGCAGCCAAGCACAAACGTGGTCGGAAAAGGACACAGGTCTCTGCCCAGGGGAGGAACAGGGCCGTGCCATGGTCCGAAGAAGAACACAG GCTATTCCTCAAAGGCATCACTGAATACGGCATAGGTAAGTGGCAGAAGCTATCAAGGGAGTTGGTGACGACGAGGAGCGCGTCCCAGATCGCGAGCCACTACCAGAAGTATGCCATCAGGCAGGCGAAGCTAGAACGCAACCAGGTCAAACGGCCGAGCATTCATGACATCAGCATCAACACCAACACGCTGTCCGGTGCTGCTGATGACCGTGGCGACGAGAACCCTGCACCTACGGCAGCAGCAGCAATTGAAGCTGAAAGTGGAACGACATATGATGCGcctgcagatgaagatgaagttgcAGTTGGTGATGACCATGGAACA CTGATAAATCGCAGGCTATTCCTCAAAGGCATCATTGAACACAGCATAGGTAAGTGGCAGAAGCTGTCAAGGGAGTTGGTGACGATGAGGAGTGCGTCCCAGATCGCGAGCCATGACCAGAAGTACGCCATCAGGCAGGCCAAGCTAGACCGCAACCAGTGCAAGCGGCTGAGCATTCATGACATCAACGCCAACACGACGTCCTGTGCTGCTGACGATCGTGGCGACGACAAGCatgcagcaacggcggcagcagcagcagttgAAGCTGAAAGTGGAATGGTCGATGCTGAGCCTGTAGATCAAGATGAAGTTGCGGTTGGTGACGTCCATGGAACAACTTTGGCAAACAACTAG